GAGCTCGGCGGGGACCCGGCGAAGATCAACCCGCTGGCCCCGGCCGAGCTGGTCATCGACCACTCCGTCATCGCCGACAAGTTCGGCACCAAGGAAGCCTTCGGCCAGAACGTCGAGCTGGAGTACGGCCGCAACAAGGAGCGCTACCAGTTCCTGCGCTGGGGCCAGACCGCCTTCGACGAGTTCAAGGTCGTCCCCCCGGGCACCGGCATCGTCCACCAGGTGAACATCGAGCACCTGGCGCGTACGGTCATGGTCCGGGGCGGCCAGGCGTACCCCGACACCCTCGTCGGCACCGACTCGCACACCACCATGGTCAACGGCCTCGGTGTGCTGGGCTGGGGCGTCGGCGGCATCGAGGCCGAGGCCGCGATGCTCGGCCAGCCGGTCTCCATGCTCATCCCGCGCGTCGTCGGCTTCAAGCTGACCGGCGAGCTCCCGGCCGGCACCACGGCCACCGACCTCGTGCTGACCATCACCGAGATGCTCCGCAAGCACGGCGTCGTCGGCAAGTTCGTCGAGTTCTACGGTGAGGGCGTCGCCGCCACCTCGCTCGCCAACCGCGCCACCATCGGCAACATGTCGCCGGAGTTCGGCTCCACCGCCGCGATCTTCCCGATCGACGACGAGACGCTGAACTACCTGCGTCTGACCGGCCGCGACGCCCAGCAGGTCGCCCTCGTCGAGGCGTACGCCAAGGAGCAGGGCCTCTGGCTGGACCCGGCCGCCGAGCCGGACTTCTCCGAGAAGCTGGAGCTCGACCTCTCCACGGTCGTCCCCTCCATCGCCGGCCCGAAGCGCCCGCAGGACCGCATCGTCCTGGCCAACGCCAAGGCGCAGTTCGCCCAGGACGTCCGCAACTACGTCGCCGACGACGAGGAGGCGGGCAAGGAGTCCTTCCCGGCCTCCGACTCCCCGGCCTCCTCCAACGGCGTCCCGTCGAAGCCGACCACGGTCACGGCCCCCGACGGCTCGACGTACGAGATCGACCACGGCGCCGTCACCGTCGCCGCGATCACCTCCTGCACCAACACCTCGAACCCCTACGTCATGGTCGCCGCCGCGCTCGTGGCGAAGAAGGCGGTCGAGAAGGGCCTGACCCGCAAGCCGTGGGTCAAGACCACCCTCGCCCCGGGCTCGAAGGTCGTCACCGACTACTTCGACAAGGCGGGCCTGACCCCGTACCTCGACAAGGTCGGTTTCAACCTCGTCGGCTACGGCTGCACCACCTGCATCGGCAACTCCGGCCCGCTGCCGGAGGAGGTCTCCAAGGCGGTCAACGAGAACGACCTCGCGGTCACCTCGGTGCTCTCCGGCAACCGCAACTTCGAGGGCCGGATCAACCCCGACGTCAAGATGAACTACCTGGCGTCCCCGCCGCTGGTCGTCGCGTACGCCATCGCCGGTTCGATGAAGGTCGACATCACCAAGGACGCCCTCGGCGTCGACCAGGACGGCAAGCCGGTCTACCTGACCGACATCTGGCCCTCCGAGGCCGAGGTCAACGACGTCGTGGCGAACGCCATCGGCGAGGACATGTTCAACAAGTCCTACCAGGACGTCTTCGCGGGCGACGCCCAGTGGCAGGCGCTGCCGATCCCGACCGGCAACACCTTCGAGTGGGACTCCGAGTCCACCTACGTGCGCAAGCCCCCGTACTTCGAGGGCATGACGATGGAGACGACCCCGGTCGAGGACATCACCGGCGCCCGGGTGCTCGCCAAGCTCGGCGACTCGGTCACCACCGACCACATCTCCCCGGCCGGCGCCATCAAGGCCGACACCCCGGCCGGCAAGTACCTCACCGAGCACGGCATCGAGCGCCGTGACTTCAACTCCTACGGCTCGCGCCGTGGCAACCACGAGGTCATGATCCGCGGCACGTTCGCCAACATCCGCCTGCGCAACCAGATCGCGCCGGGCACCGAGGGCGGCTACACCCGCGACTTCACCCAGGGTGACGGCCCGGTGTCGTTCATCTACGACGCCTCGCAGAACTACCAGGCCGCCGGCACCCCCCTCGCGATCCTCGCGGGCAAGGAGTACGGCTCCGGTTCGTCCCGCGACTGGGCCGCCAAGGGCACCGCGCTCCTCGGCGTCAAGGCCGTCATCGCAGAGTCCTACGAGCGCATCCACCGCTCGAACCTCATCGGCATGGGCGTCCTCCCGCTCCAGTTCCCCGAGGGCCAGACCGCCGAGACCCTCGGCCTCACCGGCGAGGAGACCTTCTCCTTCACCGGCGTCACCGAGCTGAACAACGGCACCACCCCGCGCACGGTCAAGGTCACCACCGACACCGGTGTGGAGTTCGACGGTGTCGTGCGCATCGACACCCCCGGCGAGGCGGACTACTACCGCAACGGCGGCATCCTCCAGTACGTGCTCCGCAGCCTGATCCGCAAGTAGGCGGGCCGGACCGAGCGGGAAGGGCCGCACCCCGGGGATGACCCGGAGTGCGGCCCCTCCCGCGTGCGGTCGCGCTGACGGATCGTCACAGCGCGTGCCGGTCGACCTCGGCGATCCGGCACTTCGTGCCCGCGGCCACCTCGCCGGACCCCTGGGCCCGCACCTTGACCGACGCGCCGGGGGCCACCTCCTCGGTGGTCGCGATGCCGTCGGACACCACGGAGCCGTCCCCGTCCACGAACGTGATGGACACGATGTACGCCGCCGGAGCGCCGGAGTTGTTCACGATCTTCAGGTCCGCGTGCGGCCAGCCGATCAGGGAGTCGCGCGTGCACGTCGTGACCGTGACGTCCCCCTCGGCGGGCGGCCCGGGCGCGACGGGCTCCACCGTCTCCTCGTGCAAGGGCTCCTCGGCGTACGGCTCCTCCCCGTACGGTTGGGAGTAGGGCGCGTCCGACCGCTCGGGCGGCAGCGCGATGGAGTCCGGGACCGACTCCATCAACGCGTGGACGAGCGCCACCGTCGCCCCCGCCACGACCAGCCCGCCGCCCACGGCGAGCGTCACGATCAGCCCCGTGCGCCGCTTGCCCGGCGGCGGCGCGGGGCAAGCCCACGGCGAAGGCGCCGCCGCACCGACCGGAGGCCGGTGTTCCGGCTGCGGCTGTTCGGGCGGCGGAGGCGGGAAGTAGTCGGACATGCGGTCCCCCCACGGGAAAAGGATCAGGTGAGGGACTTACGGTACGTGGCCGCACCCGCACGACCGGCGCCACCTGTACAGAAAGCGAACGGACCCCATGGGCGAGCTGATCCTCATCCGGCACGGCGAGACCGAGTGGTCCCGTTCCGGACAGCACACGAGCTACACCGACCTCCCGCTCACCGACGTCGGGGAGCGCCAGGCCCGCGCGCTCGTCCCGCTGCTGGCCGACCGGAACATCGGGCTCACCCTCGTCAGCCCGATGATCCGGGCCCGCCGCACCGCCGAGCTGGCCGGACTCCCCGACCCCCGGGTCACCCCCGAACTGCGGGAGTGGGACTACGGCGGCTACGAGGGCATCACCACCCCGGCGATCCGCCGCACCCGGCCCTTCTGGAACCTGTGGACCGACGGCGTCGACCCCGGCTCCGACGAGCACCCGGGCGAGAGCCCCGGCCAGATCGGGCAGCGGGCCGACCAGGTCCTCGCGGGCGTCCGGTCCGCCGCCGACGGAATCGGGAGCGCGGACACCGTGCTCGTCGCGCACTCGCACTTCCTGCGCGTCCTCACCGCCCGCTACCTCGGCTTGACCCCGGCCGAGGGGCGGCTCTTCCAGCTGGCCACCGGCGCCCTCTCCCGGCTCGGCACGGAACACGGCCGCCCGGTCGTCGCCGCCCTGAACGTCGCCCTGCCCGAGAACCTCCAGCGGACGTGAACGCCGACGGCCGGCACCCCGCCCTCGGGGTACCGGCCGCCGACGCCCGTCGCGTACGGGTCAGGAGAGCAGCTCCACCTCCGCGAGCGTCGCCGAACCCGTCAGCACCAGCCGGTACTTCGCGTACGAGCCGGGCTTCGCCACCGAGAACACCCGGGTCTGCCTGTCCCAGGCGAACGACTGGCCGGAGCGGCGGTCGAGGTCGGTCCACCTCTCGCCGTCCGTCGACCCCTGGAGCGTCCAGCCCTCCGGCGCCTTGTCGGCCGCCGCCGACGTCAGCGTGTACTGGACGCCCTTCGTGGCCGAGGACACCGGCAGCTCCACCCGCTCCACCGTCGCCGAGGTGGCGGAGGTGTCGTCGAAGAGCGCGCCTTCGCCCTTCAGCGCGTCGCCCTTGGGCGTCGGGACCTTGTCGTCCTTCTGGACGGAGACCGGGGCCGCGTCCTTGCCCGTGCCCCAGGCCGACGGCTTCGGGCCCATGGCGAACTCCAGCGTGCCGCCCTTGGCCAGGACGTCGTGCGGGAGCGCCGTGGAGGCCCACTTCTTGCCGTTGACCTTCACGCCCTGCACGTAGATGTTCTTCTCGCTGTTCTTCGGGGCCTTCACGACCAGCTTGCGGCCGTTGTCCATGCGGACGGTTACCTTCTTGAAGAGCGGCGAGCCGATGGCGTACTCCCCGCTGCCCATCACCAGCGGGTAGAAGCCGAGCGAGGAGAAGAGGAACCAGGCCGACTGCTCGCCGTTGTCCTCGTCGCCGTGGATGCCCTGCCCGATCTCGCTGCCGACGTACAGCCGGCCCAGCACCTCGCGGACCTTCTCCTGCGTCTTGTACGGCTGCGAGGCCGCGTTGTACATGTACGTGGCGTGGTGGGCGACCTGGTTGCTGTGCCCGTACTGGCCCATCCGCACGTCACGCGCCTCGGTCATCTCGTGGATGACGCCGCCGTAGCTGCCGACGAACTCCGGGCCCGCCGTCTCCGGCGTCGAGAAGTACGTGTCCAGCTTCTCGCCCAGACCCGCGCGGCCGCCGTACAGGTTGGCCAGGCCCCGGCTGTCCTGCGGGGCGGTGAAGGCGTAGCCCCAGCCGTTGGTCTCGGTGTAGTCGTAGCCCCAGACGCGGGGGTCGTACTCCCCGGAGGGCAGGCGCCAGTCGCCGTTGGGCTTCTTGCCCTGGAAGAACCCGGCCTTGTCGTCGAAGAGCTTGACGTACTTCTGCGCCCGGTTCATGAAGTACGCGGACTCTTCCTTGTACCGCGCCTTCTTCGTCTTCTCGTACAGCTCCTGGCCCATCCGGGCGATGCCGTAGTCGTTGACGTAGCCCTCCAGGGACCAGGACAGGCCCTCGTGGGTCTCGGTGTCCGCGTAGCCGGTGAAGACCGAGGTCTGAAGGCCCTTGCGGCCGACGCCCGAGGACGGCGGGGCCACGGTGGCGTTCTTGAGGGCCGCGTCGTACGCCGCCTCGGCGTCGAACTTCACGCCCTTGACGTACGCGTCGGCGAACGCCACGTCCGAGCTGGTGCCGGTCATCAGGTCGGCGTAGCCGGGGGAGGACCAGCGCGAGGTCCAGCCGCCGTCCTTGTAGTGCTGGACGAAACCGTCCACCAGCTCGCCGGCCTTCTTCGGGGAGAAGAAGGAGTAGGCGGGCCACGTCGTGCGGTAGGTGTCCCAGAACCCGTTGTTGACGTACACCTCGCCGTCGACGATCTTCGCGCCGGTCCGCGTCGGGGTGTTCTCACCGACCGCCTTGGAGAAGGGGCTGGCGTACTTGGTCTTCCCCTCCACCTTCTCGTGGCCGGAGTTCGGGTAGAGGTAGAGGCGGTACAGGCTGGAGTAGAGGGTGGTCAGCTGGTCCGCGTTCGCGCCCTCGACCTCGACGGTCCGCAGGATGTCGTCCCAGGCGCCCTGCGCCTTGCGCTGCACCCGGTCGAAGGAGGTGGACTCCGGGATCTCCATGGCCAGGTTCTGCTTCGCCTGGTCGACGCCGATCAGCGAGGTGGCCAGCCGCAGGTCGACCGTGCGGTCCTTGCCCGCGTCGAAGCGGAAGAACCCGGTGACGTCGTCGCCCCCGCCGCCCTTCAGCTTGCCGCTGTCGGTGACCGGCGCGTCGAAGACGCCGTACACGAACATCCGGGTCGCGCCCGTGGACAGGCCGCTCCTGACGTCCGTGTAGCCGGAGAAGGATCCGGTCTTCGGGTCCAGCGTGATACCGCCGTCGTTCGTGACGTTGTCGAAGATCAGGGCGGCGTCCTTGCCGGGATACGTGAACCGCATCCGGGCCGCGTGGTCGGTCGGCGTCATCTCGGCCTTGAGGCCGTTCTCGAACGTGACGCCGTAGTAGTGCGGCTTCGCCGTCTCGTTCTCGTGCCGGAAGGGCAGCGCGCGGGCCGTCCGGGACGCGTCCGGGGTGCCGCTCGCGGCCGACGGCATCAGCTGGAAGGTCTGCCGGTCGCCCATCCAGGGGCTCGGCTCATGGCTGGCGGCGAAGGCCTGGAGCGTCGGGAGGTTGTCCGCGTTGTTGCCCCGGTGGTAGTCGTACAGCCAGCTGGTGGTGCCCGCGTTGGTGACCGGCGTCCAGAAGTTGAAGCCGTGCGGGACGGCGGTGGCCGGAATGTTGTTGCCGCGCGAGAAGCCGCCGCTGGAGTTGGTGCCCCGGGTCGTCAGCGCGTAGTCCGACAGGTGCGCCTTGCGCTTCTCGGGCTTCCTCGGGGCGATCGTGATGTCGTCGATCCAGCCCTGGAACTTCGCCTTCCCCTTGGGTGAGTCGTACGCCACCAGGATCCGGTCGACGGTCTTGCCCGCGGCGACCGTGCCGAGGCGGGCGGCGACCTTGTTCCACTGGTTGACGTAGAGGCGCTTGGCGTCCGCCTGGCCCCGCGGCGTGAGCAGCCCGCCGTGGCTGTCGGTGGCCTTCAGCTCGCTCAGGTACGTGCCGTCGGTGAAGGCCAGGTCCACCGCGACGTGCGTGGCCGGATAGTTCAGGTCGGTCTCGCCCATCTGCGGGTAGACCAGGTAGGACAGCTCGGTGTCCTTGGTGACGGCCGTGTTCACGTCGAAGATCTTGTTGTACGAGTAGGCGCGTCCGTCGGGCGTGTGGGTGCCCGCGTAACGCAGTGCCTTCTTTCCGGTGAATCCCGCGCCGGACTTGGCGGTGGGAGACCCGGAGGGGCCGCGGTCGGCCTGGCTGCGCATCTCGTCGGGCACCGGCGCGGAGGTGTCACCGTTCGAGAACTGAACGTCGGCGAGCTGGAGGGCGTCCGGCGCGCCGTTGTTCTTCGTGATCTCCAGGCGGAAGTGCCGGTAGGCGGTGTCGCCCGCGAAGTCGTAACGCTTCGTCTCGTGCCGCTTGGTGAAGGTCTCGCCGGTGCGGGTGTCGAGGTCGGTCCACTCCTTGCCGTCCGCCGAGCCCTTGAGCGTCCAGTTCTTCGGGTCGCGCTCGGCGTGGTCGTTGGCCGAAGTGAGGGCGTACGTCACGACCTTGACGGGTTCGTCCAGATCGAACTCGACCCAGCCGGTGGGCTTGAACGTCAGCCACTTGGAGCCCGGCTCGACGTCGACGAGGTTCTCCTTGACCTCGCCGCCCGCGGTGTTCTCGGCACTCGCGCGCAGCTCCGTCACCCGGTCGGTGACATTGCCCGGTATGCCGGAGGAGAAGCCCCCGTCGACGCCCGAGGCACGCTTCTCGCCGTCGGGGCCCTCCTCGACGGTGCTGCGCCAGTCGGGCTGCCTCTCGTCCGCCTCGAACGAGGTGGAGAAGGCGCGGTCGCCGGACGGCTTCCGGTCCGGCGACGAGGGCTGGGCGGTGGCGACCGCTGGGGCGATCACCACCAGGGCGAGGGAGGCGGCCAGGGCGGCCGCCGTGGGGGTCCGTCTCCGGCGGTGAGCCGGGCGGGGGGCCGCGTGAGGGGTCTGGTCGGATCCGTGATCGATACCGCGTGGTGGCTGCATGCCGAGCCGTTCCTCCCCGGGAAAATGCATGGACAACGTTGTCATATTGGGATGCAAGGTCCAGTAGGGATCCAAGTGGCGGGACGTGTCAAGGGTGTTGCCGCGAGGTCCCTCGGCGAATCGGCCGGTATGGGGAAATAGTCGCCGCGGGAGGAGGGCGCGGGGTGCCGAGGTGTCCGTGAGGTCTCAACTCGGGAAAGACTGCCGCCCAAACCTGCTTTCGATCTTGCTCAGTTGGCGACAAGTGGACTATACCTGTCGGCACCGCACGGCCGCTTCACGCGGACGTGCGCGCGGGGGAAACAGGGACGGTTGCGAGGACGCCGGAGGTGTCCTCGCTGTACGGTCTCCCGGCACCCCACTGCACCGGCATGTCCGGTACATCTGCATATCCGCACAACCCAAGCGCAACTGACCGCGGTGGCGGGGCCCTTCGCCTGAGGCGAATTTTCGACGGGTGACCGGTACACCGCCTGAGTCCTGGAGAAGGCGAGGACTTGAGCATGGGATCCACCTCCGCCCACAACAATGAGGGCCTTGGCCGTCGCGATCTGATCAAGCGTTCTGCCGCACTCGGCCTGATCGCTGTTCCGACGATGAGCTTCCTGTCCGCCTGCGCGAGCGGCGACAGCAGCAGCGACGACAAGGTCGAAAAGGGCGAAAAGACCGAGAAGAACCCGCTGGCCGTCAACGGCAGCGCACCGCTGGAGATCGTCATCTTCGACGGTGGCTTCGGCACGAAGTACGCCGAGGACGCCAAGGCCGTCTACGAGAAGACCTATCCCGATGCGAAGGTCAAGTTCTCCGCGACGCAGAAGATCCAGTCGGTTCTTCAGCCGCGGTTCAACGGTGGTACCCCGCCGGACCTGATCGACAACTCCGGTGCCCAGCAGATGGACATGGGCGTCCTGGTCGGCAAGAAGCAGCTCACCGACCTGACCCCGCTGCTCGACGCCCCCTCCATCGACGACCCCGCCAAGAAGGTCCGCGACACCCTGCGGCCGGGCATCATCGAGATGGGCCAGTTCGACGGCGACCCGGTCTGGATCATGTACTACGCGTACACGGTCTACGGCGTCTGGTACTCGCAGACCGCGCTGGAGAAGCTCGACTCCGCGTACCCGGAGACCTGGGACGACATGCTCGCGCTCTGCGCGAAGGCGAAGAAGGAGGGCATCGCCGGCTGGACCTACCCCGGCAAGCACCCTTACTACATCCCCTTCTCGCTGTACCCCTTCATCGGCAAGATCGGCGGCGTCGAGGTCCTCGACGCCATCGACAACCTGGAGCCGAAGGCCTGGGAGCACCCCGCGGTCAAGGCGGCCTTCGAGGCGTACTACGAGCTCGTCGCCAAGGGCTACATCCTCGATGGCACCCCGGGCCTGGACCACCGCGGTTCCCAGGGCGCGTGGGCCCGCGGCAAGGCGCTGTTCATCCCGAACGGCTCCTGGGTCGAGAACGAGGAAGCGGCGATCATCCCCAAGGACTTCAAGCTGTCCGTGGGCGCTCCCTCCAGCCTCGACTCCTCCGACAAGCTGCCCTTCGGCACCCTCTGGGCGTCCGGCGGCGAGCCGTTCATCGTCCCGAGCAAGGCGAAGAACGCCGCGGGCGGCATGGAGCAGCTGCGCATCATGCTCAGCGAGGCCTCCTCCAAGTCCTTCACCAGCAGCACCAAGTCGCTCTCCGCCTTCAACGGCGGCACGGACGGCATCGAGCTGTCCGACGGCCTGAAGTCCGGTGTCGCCGCGCTGGAGAAGGCCGGCACCAACGTGGTCAACCCGCGCCTGCAGGACTGGTACGTGAAGCTCCAGAAGGAGCAGATCGGCGTCGCCGCGCTCGGCGAGATGATGGCCGGCCGCGCCAAGCCGGCCGAGACCATCAAGAAGATCCAGGCCTTCGCCGACGCGACCGCCAAGGACCAGTCCATCAAGCACTTCAGGCACCAGTGACCACGCGTCACCAGCGGCGGGCAGCAGGGGAAGGTCGGAGTCGGTAACGATGCAACACGGTAAATACCGGTTCATAATCGGGTTCTTGGTGGTCCCGATGGCGTTGTACGTCATCTTCGTCATCTGGCCCTTCATCCAGTCCATCTACTACTCGTTCACGGACTGGACGGGGTTGAGTCCCGACTTCAAGATGGTCGGGTTCGACAACTACACCAAGATGCTCGATGACGACATCTTCTGGAAATCGCTGCAGCACAGCGTGCTGCTGGCCGTGCTGCTGCCGCTGGTGACGCTGGGGCTCGCGCTCTTCTTCGCCTTCATGCTCAACGTGGGCGGGCGGCGCCGCAAGGGCGCCGCGATCGCCGGCGTACGGGGCTCCGGCTTCTACAAGATCGCCTACTTCTTCCCGCAGGTGCTGTCGATCGCGATCGTGGCCATCCTGTTCCAGTTCGCCTTCGACCCGGCCCAGGGCATGATCAACGGCACGCTCAAGGCCGTCGGCTTCGACGACGTGCCGACCTGGCTGGGCGATCCGCAGCTGGCCCTGTGGGTCATCATGGCGGTCCTCGTCTGGTGCACGACCGGCTTCTTCGTGGTGCTGTTCTCCGCGGGCATGGCCTCCATCCCCAAGGACTTCTACGAAGCCGCCCTGCTGGACGGGGCGAGCCGCTTCACGACCTTCTTCCGGATCACGCTGCCCCTGCTGTGGGACACGGTCCAGTCCGGCTGGGTCTACATGGGCATCCTGGCGCTCGGCGCCGAGGGCTTCGCGATCGTCCACATCATGAGCGTCGGTCCCGGCGGGCCCGACTACTCGACCACCGTCCTGCCGCTGTACGTCTACCAGTCGGCGTTCCGTGACGGACAGGCGGGCTACGCGACCACGATCGGTGTCGCCCTGCTCCTCGTGACGCTGGCGTTCGCCGCCATCGTCATGCGGGTGGGCCGGCGCGAGCGGCTGGAGTTCTGATGAAGACCACTGACACCCCTCCCTCCGACCCCTCCGGCGCCGAAGCGACGAAGGTGCCCGCCCAGCGCACCGGGCCGGTGGGCAAGACGCCCTCGGCCCCCGCGAAGAAGAGCGAGGGCCAGGTCCTCAACGTCTTCTCGCACGGGATGCTGATCCTGTGGGCGATCATGGTCGTCCTGCCGCTGTTCTGGGCGGTGATGTCCTCGTTCAAGACGGACGCGGACATCTTCAACACCCCGTGGTCGCTGCCCGATTCGCTGAACTTCGACAGCTGGGGCCGGGCCTGGAGCCAGGCCCACATGAGCGAGTACTTCCTGAACACCATCCTGGTGGTGGGCGGGTCGCTCACGGGCACCCTGGTGCTCGGGTCCATGGCCGCCTATGTGCTCGCCCGCTTCGAGTTCCCGGGCAACCGCTTCATTTACTTCTTGTTCGTCGGTGGCATGAGCTTCCCGATCATGCTGGCGCTGGTCCCGCTGTTCTACGTCATGGACAACATGGGCCTGCTGAACACGATCCACGGCCTGATCCTCGTGTACATCGCGTACTCGCTGCCGTTCACCGTGTTCTTCCTGACCTCGTTCTTCCGTACGCTGCCGACCTCGGTGGCGGAGGCGTCGATCATCGACGGGGCCTCGCACACCCGCACGTTCTTCCAGGTCATGCTGCCGATGGCCAAGCCCGGCCTGATCAGCGTCGGCATCTTCAACTTCCTGGGGCAGTGGAACCAGTACATGCTGCCCACGGTGCTGAACACCGACCCGGAGAAGCGGGTGCTGGCCCAGGGCCTGGTGGAGCTGGCCTCCAGCCAGGGCTACAAGGGCGACTACTCCGGTCTCTTCGCCGGTTTGGTGATCGCGATGCTGCCCGTGCTGGCGGCGTACATCATCTTCCAGCGCCAGGTCGTCTCCGGCCTGACGGCGGGCGCCCTGAAGTAGCCCGCGTCCCACCTACGGCCCGGTGCCCCGGCGGAGTCCCTCCGCCGGGGCACCGGGCCGTCGTGGTGTGCGCGTGCTCAGGTCTTGACGGGAGGCACCCCCGAACGGTCAGCTTAGAGTTCACATGTTGGAGGAAGCCGGGGTCTCATCGCTGCGGCCCCGGCCGGGGCGGTCCTCAGGGACCGCCCGCCAAGGGCAGGAGTGGATGAGTCGATGGAGACTCCCGGGTCGCAGACATCGCTGCACAGGGCCAATCTGGAGCGGGTCGTCCGCGCCGTACGGATGGCGGGATCGCTCACCCAGGCGGAGATCGCCCGGAGCACCGGGCTCTCCGCGGCCACCGTCTCCAATATCGTCCGGGAGCTGAAGGACGGCGGAACGGTCGAGGTCACTCCCACCTCGGCGGGCGGCCGGCGGGCCCGCAGCGTCTCGCTCAGCGGCGACGCGGGCATCGTCATCGGCGTCGACTTCGGCCACACGCACCTGCGCGTCGCCGTCGGCAACCTCGCCCACCAGGTGCTCGCCGAGGAGTCCGAGCCGCTGGACGTGGACGCCTCGTCCGCCGAGGGCTTCGACCGGGCGGAAGTGCTGGTCAAGCGGCTGATCGAGGCCACCGGGATCGGCCCGGACAAGGTGATCGGCATCGGCCTCGGCGTGCCGGGCCCCATCGACGTCGAGTCCGGCACTCTGGGCTCCACCTCGATCCTGCCGGGCTGGACGGGCATCAACCCCAGCGAGGAGCTCTCCGGCCGCCTCGGCGTGCCCGTGTACGTCGACAACGACGCCAATCTCGGGGCGCTGGGCGAGCTGGTCTGGGGGAGCGGCAGGGGCGTCAAGGACCTCGCGTACATCAAGGTCGCCAGCGGCGTCGGCGCCGGTCTGGTGATCGACGGGACCATCTACCGGGGCCCCGGCGGCACGGCCGGCGAGATCGGGCACATCACGCTCGACGAGTCGGGCCCGGTGTGCCGCTGCGGCAACCGCGGCTGCCTGGAGACCTTCACCGCCGCCCGCTACGTCCTGCCGCTGCTCCAGCCCAGCCACGGCCCCGGGCTCACCATGGAGCGGGTGGTCCAGCTGGCGCGGGAGGGCGATCCGGGCTGCCGCCGCGTGATCGGCGACGTGGGCCGCCACATCGGCAGCGGCGTGGCCAACCTGTGCAATCTGCTCAACCCCAGCCGCGTCGTGCTCGGCGGCTCCCTCGCGGAGGCCGGGGAGCTGGTCCTCGGACCCATACGGGACTCCGTGTCGCGTTACGCCATCCCCAGCGCCGCCCGGCAGCTCTCGGTGCTGCCCGGCGCGCTCGGCGGGCGTGCCGAGGTCCTGGGCGCTCTCGCCCTGGTCCTCAGCGAGATGGGGGATTCAACCCTTTTGGAGAGCAACCTGTCTGCGGCGACTCCTGCCTTCACTTAGATAACGAATGGCACCGTTGTCATCTCGTTAAGGATTTACTCCTTGACGCTGACGCTGGGGCCGAGTTGACTTCCAGCCACCTCGGCCGCAACGTCGCGGCCTCGTCAGGGAGGTTCGAGAATGAACACGCGTATGCGTCGTGCCGCCGTTGCCGTTGCCGCCACCACGATGGCGGTCTCGCTGGCCGCTTGCGGGAGTGCCAAGGAGTCCGGTGACAAGGCCGAAGGAGGCTCGGAGAAGAAGGGCGACGACCTGAAGATAGGTCTGCTCCTTCCCGAGAACCAGACGGCCCGTTACGAGAAGTTCGACCGGCCGATCATCGAGAAGAAGATCAGCGAGTTGACCAACGGCAAGGCCGAGGTCACCTACAACAACGCCAAGCAGGACGCGACCACCCAGTCGCAGCAGATCGACACGATGATCACCAACAAGGTCGACGCGCTCATCATCGGCGCGGTGGACGCCAAGGCGATCGAGAACAGCGTCAAGAAGGCCAAGGACGCGGGCATCCCGGTCGTGGCCTTCGACCGCCTCGCCGAGGGCCCCATCGACGCCTACACCTCCTTCGACAACGAAGAGGTCGGCCGCGCGCAGGGCACCGCCCTGCTGGAGGCCCTGGGCGACAAGGCCGACGGCGGCACGATCGTGATGATGAACGGCGCGATCACCGACCCGAACGCCGCCCTCTTCAAGAAGGGCGCCAAGTCCGTCCTCGACGGCAAGGTGAAGTACGGCAAGGAGTAC
The nucleotide sequence above comes from Streptomyces sp. NBC_01116. Encoded proteins:
- the acnA gene encoding aconitate hydratase AcnA; its protein translation is MSANSFDARSTLRVGDESYEIFKLDKVEGSARLPYSLKVLLENLLRTEDGANITADHIRAIGGWDSQAQPSQEIQFTPARVIMQDFTGVPCVVDLATMREAVKELGGDPAKINPLAPAELVIDHSVIADKFGTKEAFGQNVELEYGRNKERYQFLRWGQTAFDEFKVVPPGTGIVHQVNIEHLARTVMVRGGQAYPDTLVGTDSHTTMVNGLGVLGWGVGGIEAEAAMLGQPVSMLIPRVVGFKLTGELPAGTTATDLVLTITEMLRKHGVVGKFVEFYGEGVAATSLANRATIGNMSPEFGSTAAIFPIDDETLNYLRLTGRDAQQVALVEAYAKEQGLWLDPAAEPDFSEKLELDLSTVVPSIAGPKRPQDRIVLANAKAQFAQDVRNYVADDEEAGKESFPASDSPASSNGVPSKPTTVTAPDGSTYEIDHGAVTVAAITSCTNTSNPYVMVAAALVAKKAVEKGLTRKPWVKTTLAPGSKVVTDYFDKAGLTPYLDKVGFNLVGYGCTTCIGNSGPLPEEVSKAVNENDLAVTSVLSGNRNFEGRINPDVKMNYLASPPLVVAYAIAGSMKVDITKDALGVDQDGKPVYLTDIWPSEAEVNDVVANAIGEDMFNKSYQDVFAGDAQWQALPIPTGNTFEWDSESTYVRKPPYFEGMTMETTPVEDITGARVLAKLGDSVTTDHISPAGAIKADTPAGKYLTEHGIERRDFNSYGSRRGNHEVMIRGTFANIRLRNQIAPGTEGGYTRDFTQGDGPVSFIYDASQNYQAAGTPLAILAGKEYGSGSSRDWAAKGTALLGVKAVIAESYERIHRSNLIGMGVLPLQFPEGQTAETLGLTGEETFSFTGVTELNNGTTPRTVKVTTDTGVEFDGVVRIDTPGEADYYRNGGILQYVLRSLIRK
- a CDS encoding FxLYD domain-containing protein, with amino-acid sequence MSDYFPPPPPEQPQPEHRPPVGAAAPSPWACPAPPPGKRRTGLIVTLAVGGGLVVAGATVALVHALMESVPDSIALPPERSDAPYSQPYGEEPYAEEPLHEETVEPVAPGPPAEGDVTVTTCTRDSLIGWPHADLKIVNNSGAPAAYIVSITFVDGDGSVVSDGIATTEEVAPGASVKVRAQGSGEVAAGTKCRIAEVDRHAL
- a CDS encoding histidine phosphatase family protein, with the protein product MGELILIRHGETEWSRSGQHTSYTDLPLTDVGERQARALVPLLADRNIGLTLVSPMIRARRTAELAGLPDPRVTPELREWDYGGYEGITTPAIRRTRPFWNLWTDGVDPGSDEHPGESPGQIGQRADQVLAGVRSAADGIGSADTVLVAHSHFLRVLTARYLGLTPAEGRLFQLATGALSRLGTEHGRPVVAALNVALPENLQRT